One stretch of Echeneis naucrates chromosome 11, fEcheNa1.1, whole genome shotgun sequence DNA includes these proteins:
- the fabp4a gene encoding fatty acid binding protein 4a codes for MVENFVGTWKMVSSDNFDDYMKAIGVGFATRQVGNRTKPSLIVSVDDHGIVCMKSQSTFKTTEIKFKLNEPFEETTADDRKTTTVVTLENGKLVQKQSWDGKETNIEREVSDGKLVAKCIIGEVVAVRTYVKEA; via the exons ATGGTTGAGAATTTTGTTGGAACATGGAAGATGGTTTCCAGCGATAACTTTGATGACTACATGAAGGCAATTG GTGTGGGATTTGCCACCCGGCAGGTGGGGAATCGGACCAAGCCCAGTTTGATAGTGAGCGTGGACGACCACGGGATTGTATGCATGAAGTCTCAGAGCACCTTCAAAACCACCGAAATCAAGTTCAAGCTGAACGAGCCGTTTGAGGAGACCACCGCCGACGACAGGAAGACCACG ACCGTGGTGACGCTGGAAAACGGCAAACTGGTGCAGAAACAGAGCTGGGACGGCAAAGAAACGAATATCGAGAGGGAGGTCTCAGACGGGAAATTAGTAGCG AAATGCATAATTGGAGAAGTGGTTGCAGTGAGGACATACGTAAAGGAGGCATGA
- the mrpl53 gene encoding large ribosomal subunit protein mL53, producing the protein MAASSKATVVLKAVKQIAVRFCPFESNVRSTREFLAMVGSEKARSTNMNCEVISTVSHDKSDPVVDITFSDGEKLVMKGAKLTCSEMLSAFQSQCLAKDVQAKAAAKK; encoded by the exons ATGGCCGCCTCCAGTAAAGCGACCGTGGTGCTGAAGGCTGTGAAGCAGATAGCGGTTCGGTTTTGTCCGTTTGAGTCCAATGTCCGGTCCACACG AGAGTTTCTGGCCATGGTGGGTTCAGAGAAGGCCAGGTCTACCAACATGAACTGTGAGGTGATATCCACGGTGAGCCATGACAAGTCTGACCCAGTGGTGGACATTACTTTTT CGGATGGGGAGAAGCTCGTGATGAAGGGAGCAAAGTTGACCTGCAGTGAAATGCTGAGTGCATTTCAATCACAGTGTTTAGCAAAGGACGTACAGGCAAAAGCTGCGGCAAAGAAGTGA